TTAATAATGTCAAAAGAACATGATACGATTCTTTATAGACCTTCTTTATCAAGCAATTGAATCATCATTACTTTGTTATCCGCTGCAACTTTACGGATTTCAAGTTCGATTCCTTTTTCGTTCAGTGCTCTAAAAGCAGCTACATCGGTTGCGTCCACAGAAACAGCATTCGTGATTTGTGTTTTACCTTCACGGAAAGCCATACCACCGATATTTACGGTTTTAATTGGAACGCCAGCTTCCACAAAACGAAGTACGTCTGTTGGGTTTGTGAAAAGTAACATGACGGGTGTTGTTTCGTATTTAGGGTTGTTATAGGCACGGATACCTTTTTCAACATCCACAACGTTTGAGACAACGCCTGGTGGTGCTACTTGTTTTAATAATGTGCTACGGATTTCATCTTTCGCAACTTCATCATTACACACGATGATGCGTTCCACCTGTGTTTCTTTTGTCCAAACTGTGGCTACTTGACCGTGAATAAGGCGGTCATCAATTCTCGCTAAACGAATATCCATTATAAATCATCCTCCTCGACATTTTTAAGTGATTGTTTCAGTGATTTAACGCCATCACTTCCGGCTGTTAGGGCAGTGTTGCGAAGATCTTCAAAACCACTTGCCGCTCGCATGGATAGGGTTTCAAGTAACATCGGAATATTGACACCCGTTACGACATCCATTTTTTCTTTAGGTAACGCAATTTGGCTTGCCGCGTTGTATGGGCTACCTCCAAATAAGTCAACCATGAAAAGAACGCCTTCAGAAGTGTCAAGAGCATCCAATTTTTCATGGAACTTTTGAATTAATGTATCTGTATTTTCTCCTGGAACGAAGGTGATGAATTCAACGTTATCTTGCTTACCGATAATCATTTCTGCTGATTTAAGCAGTTCGCGCGCTGATTCGCCATGCGTTCCAATAATGATACCCACCGTCATATTAATTCCTCCTTTTTTCTTTATTTTTTTGGATTCTATATCCTCTGAAAAACTATATGTACTGGTTGATACGGTAAAAAAATCGAATGATACACTAAGACGTTTTAGAATATCAATCACCACATACAATGTTCATTACCCTATAAAGTGATCTTAAAAACAAATTTACGAAAAAAAGAACGATGACTTTTGTTACCAAATACCTAGTCATCGTTCTTTCGTGGTTATTTTTTTATGTGTGTGTTGGTAATAATGTCGCAAATGTAGTATTGTTCATCAGCTGTTAATGCGAGTTTCATTGGGTTTAAGCACGCTGTATTGGCTTTTTGCAAGGCCTCATAGGTAGGGGTTGATGGGATATGATCGTTTGGTTCGTGGTAAATGAGCGTATCTTTAATAACCATACGTTCCA
The sequence above is drawn from the Listeria weihenstephanensis genome and encodes:
- a CDS encoding mannose/fructose/sorbose PTS transporter subunit IIB; its protein translation is MDIRLARIDDRLIHGQVATVWTKETQVERIIVCNDEVAKDEIRSTLLKQVAPPGVVSNVVDVEKGIRAYNNPKYETTPVMLLFTNPTDVLRFVEAGVPIKTVNIGGMAFREGKTQITNAVSVDATDVAAFRALNEKGIELEIRKVAADNKVMMIQLLDKEGL
- a CDS encoding mannose/fructose/sorbose PTS transporter subunit IIA, which encodes MTVGIIIGTHGESARELLKSAEMIIGKQDNVEFITFVPGENTDTLIQKFHEKLDALDTSEGVLFMVDLFGGSPYNAASQIALPKEKMDVVTGVNIPMLLETLSMRAASGFEDLRNTALTAGSDGVKSLKQSLKNVEEDDL